One window of the Devosia sp. 2618 genome contains the following:
- a CDS encoding glycogen/starch/alpha-glucan phosphorylase — MPQQPIVYDAPTPEPRATTVEAIQAEILERLIYSVGKDPIVARPHDWLEATILAVRDRVMDRWMESSRETWRTSRKRVYYLSLEFLIGRLMRDAMSNVGLMEPVRDALKNLNVDLGDLINLEPDAALGNGGLGRLAACFLESMSSVKIPAYGYGIRYVHGLFRQEMSEGWQVELPEDWLAHGNPWEFERRESAYEIGFGGHVEPVTDPDGTVRQEWRPNDHLLAVAYDTPIVGWRGARVNTLRLWSAQPIDPILLDKFNSGDHIGALEESSRAEAITRVLYPADSTAAGQELRLRQEFFFSSASLQDIVRRHLQQYGDLGSLPDKVAIQLNDTHPAISICEMMRILVDDNGLEWAEAWPLCRDVFGYTNHTLLPEALESWPVALLERLLPRHMQIIYQINAEVLLDARNRAKFTDAQIANVSLIDENGGRRVRMGQLAFVGSHSINGVSALHTELMKQTVFSDLHKLYPDRINNKTNGITPRRWLMQCNPGLTKLISDTIGPEFLDDIELLRGLDAHAEDPTFQGEFAAVKQANKQALAHLIKDRLGVVVSPNAMFDVQIKRIHEYKRQLLNIIQAVALYDEIRAHPERNFAPRVKIFAGKAAPGYWNAKLIIKLINDVAKVINNDPAVRGLLKVVFLPNYNVSLAEVIVPAADLSEQISTAGMEASGTGNMKFMANGAITIGTMDGANVEMHKEVGADNIVIFGLTTDEVNAKRAEGETPRAAIDVSPRLKEALESISSGVFSPDDPNRYRDLIGGLYDHDWFMVARDFDAYAAAQAQVDEIWADKHRWNTMAIRNTARVGFFSSDRTIRQYAKDIWGVSTAAE; from the coding sequence ATGCCGCAACAGCCGATCGTTTACGACGCCCCTACGCCCGAGCCGCGTGCCACAACCGTTGAGGCTATACAGGCCGAAATTCTTGAAAGACTGATCTATTCAGTCGGTAAAGACCCAATTGTTGCCCGGCCACACGATTGGCTGGAGGCTACTATTCTTGCGGTACGTGACCGAGTCATGGATCGCTGGATGGAGTCGTCCCGCGAGACTTGGCGGACGTCGCGCAAGCGCGTCTATTATTTGAGCCTTGAGTTCCTCATTGGCCGGCTGATGCGCGACGCTATGAGCAATGTCGGGCTGATGGAGCCTGTGCGCGATGCGCTCAAGAACCTCAATGTCGATCTGGGCGACCTGATCAACCTTGAGCCCGATGCTGCGCTGGGCAATGGCGGCCTGGGCCGACTGGCGGCGTGCTTCCTTGAATCCATGTCGTCGGTGAAAATCCCGGCCTATGGCTACGGCATTCGCTATGTGCATGGCCTGTTCCGGCAGGAAATGAGCGAAGGCTGGCAGGTTGAACTGCCGGAAGACTGGCTGGCGCACGGCAATCCATGGGAATTCGAGCGTCGCGAAAGCGCCTATGAAATCGGCTTTGGCGGCCATGTCGAGCCGGTGACCGATCCCGATGGGACGGTGCGTCAGGAATGGCGGCCGAACGATCATCTGCTGGCGGTGGCCTACGATACGCCAATTGTGGGCTGGCGCGGGGCGCGGGTGAACACTCTGCGTCTGTGGAGCGCGCAGCCGATCGATCCGATCCTGCTCGACAAGTTCAATTCGGGCGACCATATCGGCGCGCTGGAAGAGAGCTCCCGCGCTGAAGCGATTACGCGCGTGCTGTATCCGGCTGACTCGACCGCAGCAGGGCAGGAACTTCGCCTACGCCAGGAGTTCTTCTTCTCGTCGGCTTCGCTGCAGGACATCGTGCGTCGGCATCTGCAGCAATATGGCGATCTGGGCTCGCTGCCTGACAAGGTTGCCATCCAGCTCAATGACACTCATCCCGCGATTTCGATCTGTGAGATGATGCGTATTCTGGTCGACGACAATGGGCTGGAATGGGCTGAAGCCTGGCCGCTGTGTCGCGACGTGTTTGGCTATACCAACCACACGCTGCTGCCAGAGGCGCTGGAAAGCTGGCCGGTGGCTCTGCTGGAACGGCTGCTGCCGCGCCACATGCAGATCATCTATCAAATCAATGCCGAAGTGCTGCTCGACGCGCGCAATCGCGCCAAGTTCACCGACGCGCAGATCGCCAACGTGTCGCTGATCGACGAAAATGGCGGCCGCCGCGTTCGCATGGGTCAGCTGGCCTTTGTTGGCTCGCACTCGATCAATGGCGTTTCGGCGCTGCATACCGAGCTGATGAAGCAGACGGTGTTTTCGGACCTGCACAAGCTCTATCCCGACCGCATCAACAACAAGACCAATGGCATCACGCCACGGCGTTGGCTGATGCAGTGCAATCCGGGGCTGACCAAGCTAATTTCGGATACGATAGGACCGGAATTCCTCGACGATATCGAATTGCTGCGCGGTCTCGATGCGCATGCCGAAGATCCGACCTTCCAGGGGGAATTTGCGGCTGTAAAGCAAGCCAACAAGCAGGCGTTGGCGCATCTGATCAAGGATCGCCTTGGCGTCGTGGTTTCGCCGAACGCGATGTTTGACGTTCAGATCAAGCGCATCCACGAATACAAACGTCAGCTGCTCAACATTATCCAAGCCGTTGCGCTGTATGATGAAATTCGCGCGCATCCGGAACGGAACTTCGCTCCCCGCGTTAAGATCTTTGCAGGCAAGGCGGCTCCCGGATACTGGAACGCGAAGCTCATCATCAAACTGATCAACGACGTCGCCAAGGTCATCAACAATGACCCGGCTGTGCGTGGGCTTCTCAAGGTTGTCTTCTTGCCGAACTATAATGTGAGCCTGGCGGAGGTCATCGTGCCGGCTGCCGATCTCAGCGAGCAGATTTCGACAGCAGGCATGGAAGCGTCCGGAACCGGCAATATGAAGTTCATGGCCAATGGTGCGATCACCATCGGGACCATGGATGGCGCCAATGTGGAAATGCACAAGGAAGTCGGCGCGGACAATATCGTGATCTTTGGTCTGACGACCGATGAGGTCAACGCGAAGCGGGCCGAGGGCGAAACTCCACGGGCAGCGATCGACGTATCGCCGCGTCTCAAGGAAGCACTGGAGTCGATTTCGTCGGGCGTGTTCTCGCCTGACGATCCAAATCGTTACCGCGACCTGATCGGCGGTCTTTATGACCACGACTGGTTCATGGTGGCGCGTGACTTCGATGCCTATGCTGCGGCACAGGCGCAAGTGGACGAAATCTGGGCGGACAAGCATCGCTGGAACACGATGGCTATCCGCAACACAGCCCGAGTTGGGTTCTTCTCGTCGGACCGGACAATCCGGCAATATGCGAAGGACATCTGGGGCGTTTCGACAGCGGCGGAATGA
- a CDS encoding SOS response-associated peptidase, producing the protein MCGRFTNEMTWAEIHALYSIHDAPPPSSNMQPRFNIAPTQTVQFAHLDKAGNLELNQGRWWLVPFFAKELPKAAMFNARIETIDTSGAFREGFKSRRCLIPADGYFEWTTSEVDGKKDPWLLQMPGGAGFSFAGIWAHNDNLGVTSCTIITAPAVPEIEHIHTRMPVILSPETYGAWLDTGIQGSDAKALLLGSQIDSQLEFHRVSREVNSSRYEGTDTKKPLINSL; encoded by the coding sequence ATGTGCGGACGTTTTACCAATGAGATGACCTGGGCGGAGATCCACGCGCTCTATTCGATCCACGACGCGCCTCCTCCGTCCTCCAACATGCAGCCGCGCTTTAACATCGCGCCGACACAAACGGTCCAGTTCGCCCATCTCGACAAGGCCGGGAACCTTGAGCTGAACCAAGGACGCTGGTGGCTGGTGCCCTTCTTCGCCAAAGAACTGCCCAAGGCGGCAATGTTCAACGCCCGCATCGAAACGATCGATACGTCAGGCGCGTTCCGCGAGGGCTTCAAGTCGCGCCGCTGCCTCATCCCTGCCGATGGCTATTTCGAATGGACCACCAGCGAGGTGGACGGCAAGAAAGACCCGTGGCTGCTACAGATGCCAGGCGGCGCCGGTTTCAGCTTCGCCGGTATCTGGGCGCACAACGACAACCTCGGCGTAACGAGCTGCACGATCATCACCGCGCCGGCCGTTCCTGAGATCGAGCACATTCACACCCGTATGCCGGTGATCCTAAGCCCCGAGACGTATGGCGCGTGGCTCGATACGGGCATTCAGGGCTCGGATGCCAAGGCCCTCTTGCTCGGTAGCCAGATCGACAGCCAACTAGAGTTTCACCGGGTCAGCCGCGAAGTGAACAGCAGCCGGTACGAGGGGACAGACACCAAGAAGCCGCTGATCAACTCGCTTTAG
- a CDS encoding DUF1515 family protein, with product MADNTDILLKMVEQIRDDFRDEREASRQSRATLHERMDAVADDVGTIKGDIRILGEVDGQVRGELQTLSATVAANQAAIQPTMDDWKRIRSVGLGVVGLLAIGGISLGAAAAWAGEGLIGAIRGWLRIP from the coding sequence GTGGCAGATAACACCGATATCCTGCTCAAGATGGTGGAGCAGATCAGGGATGACTTTCGCGATGAGCGCGAGGCGTCCCGACAAAGCCGCGCCACTCTGCACGAGCGCATGGACGCGGTTGCGGATGACGTCGGCACAATCAAGGGCGATATCCGTATCCTCGGGGAAGTCGACGGGCAGGTAAGGGGCGAGCTACAAACGCTCAGCGCCACAGTCGCCGCGAACCAAGCCGCCATTCAGCCAACCATGGATGATTGGAAGCGCATCCGCAGCGTTGGGCTGGGGGTTGTGGGTCTGCTGGCCATTGGTGGCATATCGCTCGGCGCTGCCGCTGCATGGGCCGGGGAGGGGCTTATCGGGGCGATAAGAGGGTGGCTTCGCATTCCGTGA
- a CDS encoding AI-2E family transporter, whose protein sequence is MARAVRSPAAPQDLNQSQFERVIGNASKIAMVFIGFFALLVALKVGQVFLAPVTLAIVIGLMFGPVADRVERFGVPPALSAGIVVLMLIAVIAGGVTLFAVPLSEWVARAPLIWAKLQQQLATLQGPMEAVTAFQAQISSIFGSNNAMAVTVEDGGQVIGVALLAPAILAQVLIFLASLYFFVATRDHIRISVLSLCVSRRVRWRTAHIFRDVEAKVSRFLLSITFINVCVGCAVSLAMWAIGMPSPILWGAMAAVLNYIPYVGQGVMVLVLLAIGLGTQTGLENILLPVGCYVAINFVEGQIVTPHFIGRTMTLNPFIIFLSITFWLWAWGPVGGLVAVPTLLIATSILSHALPSKPMVPSRPVRRTRNMSAREELLANTAKAIREQAEEAKEPAGKRKEERLQPPEGTAPSGIEPAA, encoded by the coding sequence ATGGCACGCGCTGTCCGCAGCCCTGCGGCACCCCAAGACCTGAACCAGAGTCAGTTTGAACGCGTCATAGGCAATGCCTCAAAAATTGCCATGGTGTTCATTGGCTTTTTTGCTCTGCTGGTGGCGCTCAAGGTGGGGCAGGTGTTTCTGGCGCCGGTGACACTGGCGATCGTCATCGGGCTGATGTTTGGCCCGGTGGCCGACCGTGTCGAGCGATTTGGCGTGCCGCCAGCATTGTCGGCCGGCATTGTGGTGCTGATGCTGATCGCCGTGATTGCCGGTGGGGTGACGCTTTTTGCGGTGCCGCTATCAGAATGGGTGGCGCGGGCGCCGTTGATCTGGGCCAAGCTGCAGCAGCAATTGGCAACGCTGCAGGGGCCGATGGAAGCGGTGACGGCGTTTCAGGCGCAGATTTCGTCGATCTTTGGCTCCAACAACGCCATGGCCGTGACCGTCGAAGATGGCGGGCAGGTGATCGGGGTGGCGCTTTTAGCGCCGGCAATTCTGGCGCAGGTGCTGATTTTCCTCGCCAGTCTCTATTTCTTTGTGGCGACGCGGGACCACATCCGGATTTCGGTGCTGTCGCTGTGTGTCAGCCGGCGGGTGCGGTGGCGGACGGCGCATATTTTCCGTGACGTCGAGGCCAAGGTCAGCCGGTTCCTGTTGTCGATCACCTTCATCAATGTCTGCGTTGGCTGCGCCGTGTCGCTGGCCATGTGGGCCATCGGCATGCCGTCGCCCATTCTGTGGGGCGCGATGGCGGCAGTGCTCAACTACATCCCCTATGTCGGGCAGGGCGTGATGGTGCTGGTGTTGCTGGCCATTGGGCTGGGCACGCAGACGGGGCTGGAAAACATCCTGCTCCCGGTCGGTTGCTATGTGGCGATCAACTTTGTCGAAGGGCAGATCGTAACGCCGCATTTCATCGGGCGGACGATGACGCTCAACCCGTTCATTATTTTCCTGTCGATCACCTTCTGGCTCTGGGCCTGGGGACCGGTGGGCGGGCTGGTGGCGGTGCCGACGCTGTTGATCGCGACGTCCATCCTGTCCCATGCGCTGCCCAGCAAACCGATGGTGCCGAGCCGTCCGGTGCGGCGGACGCGCAATATGAGTGCGCGCGAGGAACTGCTGGCCAACACGGCCAAGGCCATTCGCGAGCAGGCGGAGGAGGCCAAGGAGCCGGCTGGTAAACGCAAAGAAGAGCGGCTGCAGCCACCCGAAGGAACTGCGCCAAGCGGAATAGAGCCTGCCGCGTAG
- a CDS encoding glycoside hydrolase family 108 protein has protein sequence MAKTNFAQALGEVLKHEGGWADHPKDPGGATMKGVTLATYRRYRPGATKAQLRAITDAELQRIYREGYWDAVRGDDLPAGLDLAVFDFAVNSGPGRAAIYLQNIIGVAPDGKIGPITLKAVEKHSVASLINELCSHRLAFLERLSTWPTFGKGWSRRVADVRAKSLSMASAMPPLIPGSPSLPEPAKGKSPPWGIIIAVLVIAAILGGFFVRF, from the coding sequence ATGGCCAAGACCAACTTCGCCCAGGCTCTGGGTGAGGTGCTCAAGCACGAGGGTGGATGGGCAGATCATCCCAAAGATCCGGGCGGCGCCACGATGAAGGGCGTCACGCTGGCCACCTATCGGCGGTATCGGCCCGGCGCGACAAAAGCCCAGCTTCGGGCAATCACTGACGCTGAACTGCAGCGCATTTATCGCGAGGGCTATTGGGACGCGGTGCGCGGTGACGATCTGCCCGCCGGTCTCGATCTGGCGGTGTTCGACTTCGCCGTGAATAGCGGGCCGGGCAGGGCAGCGATTTATCTGCAGAACATCATTGGCGTAGCGCCAGATGGCAAGATTGGCCCCATCACCCTCAAGGCCGTTGAGAAGCACTCGGTGGCCTCGCTGATCAATGAGCTTTGCTCGCACCGTCTGGCGTTCCTTGAGCGGCTTTCGACGTGGCCAACCTTCGGCAAGGGCTGGTCGCGCCGCGTGGCAGACGTGCGCGCCAAGTCGCTCTCGATGGCCTCAGCAATGCCGCCCCTTATCCCCGGCAGTCCGTCGCTGCCCGAGCCCGCTAAGGGCAAATCCCCGCCGTGGGGCATCATCATCGCCGTTCTCGTCATCGCCGCCATCTTGGGCGGCTTTTTTGTGAGGTTCTGA
- a CDS encoding outer membrane protein, with protein MKKLLITVIAASALSSTAFAADFGVVLQPAPAGYIAPATDWTGFYAGIFGGVTSGPFDFSLVPPAGPSVLDVTVQGGGAVGGAQIGYDVQLNQFVLGLVADIAVSNHRAGASLTSGPNTADIETRLTYLGTVRARAGYAFDDVLAYVHGGLAYGHTETTATVNGVDAALGLTNPDRVGYVVGAGFEYQVSENISLQTEYSYTGFRDESILAIGGGNLNQALSFHTVKAGVNFRF; from the coding sequence ATGAAAAAACTATTGATCACCGTTATTGCTGCGTCTGCTCTTTCAAGCACCGCATTTGCGGCAGATTTTGGAGTAGTGTTGCAACCTGCTCCTGCGGGATACATCGCCCCCGCCACTGATTGGACCGGCTTCTATGCTGGTATCTTCGGCGGCGTTACGAGCGGCCCATTTGACTTCAGCCTAGTTCCGCCTGCAGGCCCATCCGTTCTGGACGTTACGGTTCAGGGTGGTGGCGCAGTTGGCGGCGCGCAGATCGGCTATGACGTTCAGTTGAACCAGTTTGTCCTTGGCTTGGTCGCTGATATCGCAGTCAGCAACCATAGGGCTGGGGCTTCGTTGACCAGCGGCCCCAACACAGCCGACATTGAGACTCGCCTTACTTACCTTGGCACGGTCCGCGCTCGTGCCGGTTATGCCTTTGACGACGTCCTCGCTTATGTCCACGGCGGTTTGGCTTATGGCCATACCGAAACGACGGCAACGGTGAACGGTGTCGATGCGGCTCTCGGCCTTACCAATCCCGACCGCGTTGGCTATGTCGTTGGCGCCGGCTTCGAATATCAGGTCTCTGAAAACATTTCTCTGCAGACTGAGTATTCTTACACCGGCTTCCGTGACGAAAGCATTTTGGCAATCGGCGGCGGCAACCTAAACCAGGCGCTTAGCTTCCACACCGTCAAGGCTGGCGTGAACTTCCGCTTCTAA
- a CDS encoding LysE family translocator, giving the protein MEPFTLLTFTIAYAIAVLVPGPGVAAVVARALGGGFKGAFPMVLGILAGDLMYFVFAVFGLAAIATYFGPVFVVVRWAGAAYLLYIAYKFWTARPGSEQMKPKNEDAWRTFLAGFSLTMGNPKTIVFYLAILPTVIPLDQMNLLAFTELTFIVVVVLLIIGCGYAWLASAAREMFKSAKALGRLNKTAGVMMATAAGFVVWQH; this is encoded by the coding sequence ATGGAACCGTTCACCCTTCTCACCTTCACCATTGCCTATGCGATCGCCGTTCTGGTCCCCGGACCCGGCGTTGCGGCTGTGGTTGCCCGCGCTCTCGGCGGTGGCTTCAAGGGTGCGTTCCCGATGGTTCTGGGCATTCTGGCCGGCGATCTGATGTATTTCGTCTTCGCCGTGTTCGGCCTTGCAGCCATCGCCACCTATTTCGGCCCGGTCTTTGTCGTCGTCCGCTGGGCCGGCGCGGCCTACCTGCTCTATATCGCCTACAAGTTCTGGACCGCCCGCCCCGGCTCCGAGCAGATGAAGCCCAAGAACGAAGACGCGTGGCGCACCTTCCTTGCCGGCTTCTCGCTCACCATGGGCAATCCAAAGACTATCGTCTTCTATCTGGCCATCCTGCCGACGGTCATTCCGCTCGATCAGATGAACCTGCTGGCCTTCACCGAGCTGACTTTCATCGTGGTCGTCGTGCTGCTGATCATCGGCTGCGGCTATGCTTGGCTGGCCTCTGCTGCCCGCGAGATGTTCAAGAGCGCAAAGGCTCTGGGCCGTCTCAACAAGACCGCTGGCGTCATGATGGCCACCGCCGCCGGCTTCGTCGTCTGGCAGCATTAG
- a CDS encoding monovalent cation:proton antiporter-2 (CPA2) family protein, whose amino-acid sequence MAVDVVGHAAEAAAHGVDLVPVVALLGAAVIAVPLFKRLGLGSVLGYLAAGLLLGPSGIGLISDPESVLTTAELGVVMFLFIIGLEMEPSKLWALRKQIFGLGVFQVAGSGALLTGVGVLLGFPPVVAFIFGMGFVLTSTAIVMQILGERGELSTDSGQKMISILLLEDLAIVPLLAVVAILAPSGGDESLFARLAGFGGAIGAILLLIFLGRRIMNPFFAALASTKLREVMTAAALLVVLGAALLFQVSGLSMAMGAFLAGVLLSTSTFRHQLEADVEPFRGILLGLFFLAVGMSLDLGIVGENWQIIAISVAAFMVVKASAIYVIARVMKSKHGEALERAVLMGQGGEFAFVLYTTAVAAGIIDGPTNAIFTATVIVSMVLTPFFIIGLRYVMPKATEQSFDGVEKAHDLSAKVLLIGFGRFGQIASQPLLAMHHSVAIIDNDTEMIRAAAQIGFKVYYGDGTRLDILHAAGAATADVILICTDKKEQTTRIAELLRDEFPLAKVMARAFDRGHAIELVRAGVEYQLREVFESALIFGGQVIRVLGATDEETEEVIEGVRERDAQRFDLQMVGGEQMAGRHLLISNAAEQAREGGVEVAPDKVEEEIKKVTQPS is encoded by the coding sequence GTGGCAGTTGATGTAGTTGGGCATGCGGCAGAAGCCGCGGCGCATGGTGTGGATCTCGTGCCCGTCGTGGCGCTCCTGGGCGCGGCAGTTATTGCTGTGCCGTTGTTCAAGCGGCTGGGGCTGGGCTCCGTGCTGGGTTATCTGGCGGCGGGGCTGTTGCTCGGGCCATCGGGTATCGGGCTGATCAGCGATCCGGAATCGGTGCTCACCACCGCCGAGCTCGGCGTGGTGATGTTCCTCTTTATCATCGGCCTCGAAATGGAGCCCTCCAAGCTCTGGGCGCTGCGAAAGCAGATTTTCGGGCTGGGTGTGTTTCAGGTGGCCGGTAGCGGTGCCCTGCTGACGGGTGTTGGCGTTCTGCTCGGATTTCCGCCGGTGGTGGCGTTCATTTTCGGCATGGGCTTCGTTTTGACCTCGACAGCCATCGTCATGCAGATTTTGGGCGAGCGCGGCGAGCTATCGACCGATAGCGGGCAGAAAATGATTTCCATCCTGCTGCTGGAAGATTTGGCCATCGTGCCGCTTCTGGCGGTGGTGGCAATTCTGGCGCCTTCGGGCGGCGACGAGAGCCTGTTCGCCAGGTTGGCCGGTTTCGGCGGCGCGATCGGCGCTATCCTGCTGCTTATTTTCCTTGGCCGACGCATCATGAATCCGTTCTTTGCGGCGCTGGCGTCCACCAAGCTGCGCGAAGTGATGACGGCGGCGGCGCTGCTGGTGGTGCTTGGTGCAGCGCTGCTGTTCCAGGTCAGTGGGCTGTCGATGGCGATGGGTGCGTTCCTGGCTGGCGTGCTGCTATCGACCTCGACCTTCCGGCATCAGCTCGAAGCTGACGTCGAGCCGTTCCGTGGCATTCTGCTCGGGCTGTTTTTCCTTGCCGTTGGCATGTCGCTCGATCTGGGGATCGTTGGCGAAAACTGGCAGATCATTGCGATCAGCGTGGCGGCCTTCATGGTGGTCAAGGCATCGGCGATCTATGTGATCGCGCGGGTGATGAAGTCCAAGCATGGCGAGGCGCTGGAGCGCGCGGTGCTGATGGGGCAGGGCGGCGAATTTGCCTTCGTGCTTTATACCACGGCCGTGGCGGCCGGGATCATCGATGGCCCGACCAATGCGATCTTTACCGCGACGGTCATCGTTTCGATGGTGCTGACGCCGTTCTTTATCATCGGGCTGCGCTACGTCATGCCCAAGGCGACGGAACAGTCGTTCGATGGCGTCGAGAAAGCGCATGACCTGTCGGCCAAGGTGCTGTTGATTGGCTTTGGCCGCTTTGGCCAGATCGCCAGCCAGCCGCTTCTGGCCATGCACCACTCGGTGGCGATCATCGACAATGACACCGAGATGATCCGCGCTGCGGCGCAGATCGGGTTCAAGGTGTATTATGGTGACGGCACGCGGCTCGATATTCTCCATGCCGCTGGTGCGGCCACGGCCGACGTCATCCTGATCTGTACCGACAAGAAGGAACAGACGACGCGCATTGCCGAACTGCTGCGCGACGAGTTCCCGCTAGCCAAGGTGATGGCGCGTGCGTTCGACCGTGGCCATGCCATTGAGCTGGTTCGGGCTGGTGTCGAGTACCAGCTGCGCGAGGTGTTCGAATCAGCACTGATCTTCGGTGGTCAGGTGATCCGCGTGCTTGGGGCGACCGACGAGGAAACTGAAGAGGTCATCGAGGGCGTGCGGGAGCGCGATGCCCAACGATTCGACTTGCAGATGGTTGGCGGTGAACAAATGGCGGGGCGTCATCTATTGATCAGTAATGCCGCTGAACAAGCGCGCGAAGGCGGTGTCGAGGTTGCGCCAGACAAGGTGGAAGAGGAAATAAAGAAAGTCACGCAGCCATCTTAG
- a CDS encoding nucleoside hydrolase — MPRKIIIDTDPGQDDAVAILLALASPEEFDVLGVVAVAGNVGLHHNANNARKVVELSGRREVPVYAGCARPIRRALVTAEYVHGETGLDGPDLPDPTIPLQAQHGVDYIIDTLMEAEPRTITLCTLGPLTNIAMAIIKQPAIVERIAEIVMMGGAYFEVGNITPAAEFNVYVDPEAADIVLRSGAPITMLPLDVTHQIQSTPDRLAKILGIGNASSKAVHDMLTFSETFDLKKYGWTGAPLHDPTVIAYLLRPDLFEGRQCNVTIETASELTVGMTVTDYWHVTDKPKNVNYLRNGNADGFYALLTERLARLP; from the coding sequence ATGCCCCGCAAGATCATCATTGATACCGATCCCGGCCAGGACGATGCCGTCGCCATTCTGCTGGCGCTCGCATCGCCGGAAGAATTCGACGTTCTTGGCGTCGTGGCAGTCGCGGGCAATGTGGGCCTCCATCACAACGCCAATAATGCCCGCAAGGTGGTCGAACTCTCCGGTCGCCGCGAAGTGCCGGTCTATGCCGGCTGCGCCCGTCCCATTCGTCGCGCCCTGGTGACGGCGGAATATGTCCACGGCGAAACCGGCCTCGATGGCCCCGATCTGCCCGATCCCACCATTCCGCTGCAGGCCCAGCACGGCGTCGACTACATCATCGACACCCTGATGGAAGCCGAACCGCGCACCATCACGCTCTGCACGCTCGGGCCGCTGACCAACATCGCCATGGCCATCATCAAGCAGCCCGCCATTGTCGAGCGCATCGCCGAGATCGTCATGATGGGCGGCGCCTATTTCGAGGTCGGCAACATCACGCCTGCCGCCGAATTCAATGTCTATGTCGACCCCGAAGCCGCCGACATCGTGCTGCGCTCCGGCGCGCCAATCACCATGCTGCCGCTCGACGTCACCCACCAGATCCAGTCGACCCCGGACCGCCTCGCCAAAATCCTCGGCATCGGCAATGCTTCGAGCAAAGCTGTCCACGACATGCTGACATTCTCCGAGACCTTCGATCTCAAGAAATACGGCTGGACCGGCGCCCCCCTGCACGACCCCACCGTTATCGCCTACCTGCTGCGCCCCGACCTGTTCGAAGGCCGCCAGTGCAACGTCACGATCGAAACCGCCAGTGAACTCACCGTCGGCATGACGGTCACCGACTACTGGCACGTCACAGACAAGCCGAAAAACGTCAACTACCTCCGCAACGGCAACGCCGACGGCTTCTACGCCCTCCTCACCGAACGCCTGGCCAGGCTGCCATAA